In Halococcus hamelinensis 100A6, a single genomic region encodes these proteins:
- a CDS encoding amphi-Trp domain-containing protein → MAEKNITEDELDRSEAADRLRTIADDLESGEQFDVDIDNKTITLHPPTAVGFEVGARESSSLLRGSRESVTIKMDWRPK, encoded by the coding sequence ATGGCGGAAAAGAACATCACCGAGGACGAACTCGACCGTAGCGAGGCCGCCGACCGCCTCCGAACGATCGCCGACGACCTCGAGTCCGGCGAGCAGTTCGACGTCGACATCGACAACAAGACCATCACGCTCCACCCGCCCACCGCGGTCGGATTCGAGGTCGGCGCACGGGAGAGTTCATCCCTCCTCCGGGGAAGTCGTGAGTCGGTGACGATCAAGATGGACTGGAGGCCGAAGTAA
- a CDS encoding DUF4332 domain-containing protein, producing MALIDTIKSLLGLDDDRRSDGADDWFDDDRSADPETSSEAAVKGTDESVEESAAAEGDAAGSTGSMTEETNESPSAAEDAEAAGPTDGGSGDDLELDHDEAGATDDEATADVGSGEDESAAAGGDAAGSTESMVDESAEGGAEPGEVTGSAGSEPEPTDTTTDAGSSDESAEESAAAEGDAAGSTGSMTEETNESPSAAEDAEAAGPADGGDGDDLELDHDGAETTDDDPSAEGAADETVDESAEESAAAGGDAAGSTGSITEETNESISATEDAEAAGPTDAEPTQGTEDADTDALKGIGPSYSETLAEAGVETVADLADADPADLADETGVSESRVEQWTERAKARRQ from the coding sequence ATGGCGTTGATCGACACGATCAAATCGTTGCTCGGGCTCGACGACGACCGACGGTCGGACGGCGCGGACGACTGGTTCGACGACGACCGGTCGGCCGACCCGGAGACGAGCTCGGAAGCCGCGGTGAAGGGCACCGACGAAAGCGTCGAGGAGTCGGCGGCAGCCGAAGGCGACGCCGCGGGCTCGACGGGCTCGATGACCGAGGAGACGAACGAGTCACCCTCCGCGGCCGAGGACGCCGAGGCCGCCGGACCGACCGACGGCGGTAGTGGTGACGACCTCGAACTCGACCACGACGAAGCCGGCGCGACCGACGACGAAGCGACGGCGGACGTCGGGAGCGGCGAGGACGAGTCGGCGGCCGCGGGGGGCGACGCGGCGGGCTCGACGGAGTCGATGGTCGACGAGTCCGCGGAGGGCGGAGCCGAACCCGGGGAAGTCACCGGATCGGCCGGGAGCGAGCCCGAACCGACGGACACCACGACCGATGCAGGATCGAGCGACGAAAGCGCCGAGGAATCGGCGGCAGCCGAGGGCGACGCGGCGGGCTCGACGGGCTCGATGACCGAGGAGACGAACGAATCACCCTCCGCCGCCGAGGACGCCGAGGCCGCCGGGCCGGCCGACGGCGGCGATGGTGACGACCTCGAACTCGACCACGACGGTGCGGAGACGACCGACGACGACCCCTCGGCCGAGGGAGCGGCGGACGAGACGGTCGACGAGAGCGCCGAGGAGTCCGCGGCCGCCGGCGGTGACGCCGCGGGCTCGACGGGTTCGATAACCGAGGAGACGAACGAATCGATCTCCGCGACCGAGGACGCCGAGGCCGCCGGGCCGACCGACGCCGAGCCCACCCAGGGAACCGAGGATGCCGACACCGACGCGCTCAAAGGGATCGGCCCGTCGTACTCCGAGACGCTCGCCGAGGCCGGCGTCGAGACCGTCGCGGACCTCGCGGACGCCGACCCCGCCGACCTCGCCGACGAGACCGGAGTCTCCGAGAGCCGGGTCGAGCAGTGGACCGAGCGCGCGAAGGCCCGACGGCAGTAA
- a CDS encoding enoyl-CoA hydratase/isomerase family protein, which yields MHDELEAVVVAFDEESGIATLTLDRPDSLNALNARMRTGIETGLDRLAERDADAEGVAVRAVVIEGAGGKAFCAGADINEFSGTSPGAFEPHTMRDSVGEFPAPVIAKIDGYCLGGGLELALACDFRLASESSRLGFPEVDLGILPGAGGIQYVARLADPSFATELAMTGEHITAERAADAGVVNHVHPDDEFEEEVAGFVETIAEKPPLAVRAIKDSGNVAVESDRHAGRKYDRRVFATLLETDDHAEGARAFADDDYDPEFTGR from the coding sequence ATGCACGACGAGCTCGAAGCGGTGGTCGTGGCGTTCGACGAGGAGTCCGGCATCGCGACGCTGACGCTCGACCGGCCGGACTCGCTGAACGCGCTGAACGCGCGGATGCGAACGGGGATCGAGACGGGGCTCGACCGCCTCGCCGAACGCGACGCGGACGCCGAGGGTGTCGCGGTTCGCGCGGTGGTCATCGAGGGGGCCGGCGGGAAGGCCTTCTGTGCCGGCGCGGACATCAACGAGTTCTCCGGCACCTCGCCGGGCGCGTTCGAACCCCACACCATGCGGGACTCGGTCGGTGAGTTCCCCGCGCCCGTAATCGCGAAGATCGACGGCTACTGTCTCGGCGGCGGGCTCGAACTCGCGCTGGCCTGTGACTTCCGGCTCGCGAGCGAGTCGAGCCGGCTGGGCTTTCCCGAGGTCGACCTCGGCATCCTGCCCGGGGCGGGCGGGATCCAGTACGTCGCGCGGCTCGCGGACCCCTCGTTCGCGACGGAGCTCGCGATGACCGGCGAACACATCACGGCCGAGCGCGCCGCCGACGCGGGGGTCGTCAACCACGTCCACCCCGACGACGAGTTCGAGGAGGAAGTCGCGGGATTCGTCGAGACCATCGCGGAAAAGCCCCCGCTCGCGGTGCGGGCGATAAAGGATTCGGGCAACGTCGCGGTCGAATCCGACCGCCACGCGGGCCGGAAGTACGACCGCCGGGTGTTCGCGACGCTGCTCGAAACCGACGACCACGCCGAGGGCGCACGGGCCTTCGCGGACGACGACTACGACCCCGAGTTCACCGGCCGCTGA
- a CDS encoding GNAT family N-acetyltransferase — protein sequence MEIREATIDDGDAIRRIARDSMEGSYSLSPRAIDGAITQWYDDDRLERKLGEDDYLFLVVEEDEEIRAFSESDLVTEGGNGDLLWLHVDPAYRGAGIGAELFEETRDHLVEMGAAQLRAKVLEDNEEGNEFYESFDFEHVGTDTVDIDDEPYIENIYMKAGTAEATPEEVREDSPATATTPDGREMYVNSEEVERGEKGPFFTAYTDPSMNEEDKYGYFCANCESLDNAMDTMGRVKCNSCGNLRKATRWDATYG from the coding sequence ATGGAGATACGCGAGGCGACGATCGACGACGGCGACGCGATCCGGCGGATCGCGCGCGATTCGATGGAAGGCTCCTACTCGCTCAGCCCGCGGGCGATCGACGGCGCGATCACCCAGTGGTACGACGACGACCGCCTCGAACGCAAGCTGGGCGAGGACGACTACCTCTTTCTGGTCGTCGAGGAGGACGAGGAGATCAGGGCGTTCTCCGAATCCGACCTCGTGACCGAGGGCGGCAACGGCGACCTGCTCTGGCTCCACGTCGACCCCGCCTACCGCGGTGCGGGCATCGGCGCGGAGCTGTTCGAGGAGACTCGCGACCACCTGGTCGAGATGGGCGCGGCCCAACTGCGCGCGAAGGTTCTGGAGGACAACGAGGAGGGCAACGAGTTCTACGAGTCGTTCGACTTCGAGCACGTCGGCACCGACACCGTCGATATCGACGACGAGCCCTACATCGAGAACATCTACATGAAGGCCGGCACCGCGGAAGCGACGCCCGAGGAGGTCCGGGAGGACTCCCCGGCGACCGCCACCACCCCCGACGGCCGCGAGATGTACGTCAACAGCGAGGAGGTCGAGCGCGGGGAGAAGGGCCCCTTCTTCACCGCCTACACCGACCCGAGCATGAACGAGGAGGACAAGTACGGCTACTTCTGTGCCAACTGCGAGAGCCTCGACAACGCGATGGACACCATGGGCCGCGTGAAGTGTAACTCCTGTGGGAACCTCCGGAAGGCGACGCGGTGGGACGCGACCTACGGCTAA
- a CDS encoding shikimate dehydrogenase, which produces MQVFGLLGNPVSHSLSPPMHEAAYDELGMDARYVTFEPDESDLETAIEGARALGIEGLNVTIPFKQAVLDHCDPDDLATRIGAVNTLDFGGEEVTGHNTDAVGVTRAFAHHDVPLAGRAVLVGAGGAGRAAAFALADEGIEVSIANRTVGTAHDLAEAVDGASGHGLDELDGLLAGADLLVNATSVGMEGDESPVPEGALHGDLAVLDAVYSPIETRLLRDARAAGATTVDGGWMLLYQGVAAFERWTGREAPIEAMNRALRARI; this is translated from the coding sequence ATGCAGGTGTTCGGCCTCCTCGGCAACCCCGTCTCGCACTCGCTCTCGCCGCCGATGCACGAGGCGGCCTACGACGAACTCGGGATGGACGCCCGCTACGTCACGTTCGAACCCGACGAGTCGGACCTCGAAACGGCCATCGAGGGCGCGCGAGCGCTCGGGATCGAGGGGCTGAACGTCACCATCCCGTTCAAACAGGCCGTGCTCGACCACTGTGACCCCGACGACCTCGCGACCCGGATCGGGGCGGTCAACACCCTCGATTTCGGCGGGGAGGAGGTCACGGGTCACAACACCGACGCGGTCGGGGTCACGCGGGCGTTCGCCCACCACGACGTTCCGCTGGCTGGTCGTGCGGTACTGGTCGGTGCGGGCGGGGCGGGGCGGGCGGCGGCGTTCGCGCTCGCCGACGAGGGAATCGAGGTCTCGATCGCGAACCGGACCGTCGGGACGGCCCACGACCTCGCTGAAGCGGTCGACGGCGCGTCGGGACACGGGCTCGACGAACTCGATGGATTGCTCGCGGGGGCGGACCTGCTGGTGAACGCCACCAGCGTCGGGATGGAGGGCGACGAGTCGCCGGTGCCCGAGGGCGCGCTCCACGGCGATCTCGCGGTGCTGGACGCGGTCTACTCGCCGATCGAGACCCGTCTGTTGCGGGACGCACGGGCGGCGGGCGCGACGACGGTCGACGGGGGCTGGATGTTGCTCTATCAAGGCGTCGCGGCGTTCGAACGCTGGACCGGGCGCGAGGCACCCATCGAGGCAATGAACCGGGCGCTTCGGGCACGTATTTAA
- a CDS encoding DUF5796 family protein encodes MSQHSEVSPDTLPLELTEAGIAVEYTDGREVFYHGIPAKVDGSYTTAPGKEVHVLVTDPTETEGVLVYVNDRTTADEIIENTGVGRVFVDDGDETTLFPGVSVAAGSYRITIEADPGVARGRVFVFEEDEMGERSVEVVGE; translated from the coding sequence CCTCCCGCTCGAACTCACCGAGGCCGGCATCGCGGTCGAGTACACCGACGGTCGCGAGGTGTTCTATCACGGTATCCCTGCGAAAGTCGACGGGAGCTACACCACCGCACCGGGAAAGGAGGTTCACGTCCTCGTGACCGACCCTACCGAAACTGAAGGCGTGCTCGTCTACGTCAATGATCGCACGACCGCCGACGAGATCATCGAGAACACCGGGGTCGGGCGGGTCTTCGTCGACGACGGGGACGAAACCACGCTCTTTCCCGGCGTCAGTGTGGCTGCCGGGAGCTATCGGATTACCATCGAGGCGGACCCAGGAGTAGCTCGTGGACGGGTGTTCGTCTTCGAGGAGGACGAGATGGGAGAACGGAGCGTCGAGGTCGTCGGCGAGTAA